One Corynebacterium matruchotii genomic window, ATTCGACAAGCGTGCGAACCGGCACCCCAGTCCCCCGTGCGGGGGTAAAGCCATGGGGGGTGGATGTGTTAAACGCCGGCCCAGCAATGTCCACATGCGCCCACTGGATGGGGGGCTTTACGAACTCCCGCAAGAAACACGCGGCCGACAACATGCCGCCGTGCCGCTTCGGCGTCGCATTCCGCAAATCCGCCACCGGTGACTTCACCGCCTCCGCCAACTCCTCCGGCAGCGGCATCGCCCACGCCGGCTCATCAACCTCACGGCCAATATGCGCCAACTGCTCCGCTAACTCCGCATCACCCATCACCCCGGACGTCCGATCCCCCAACGCCACAATCTGCGCGCCAGTCAACGTCGCCACATCAATCAACACATCCGGCTCCTTCTCGCTCGCAAACGCCAGCGCATCCGCCAACACCAGCCGCCCCTCCGCATCAGTATTGAGAATTTCCGTGGTCTTCTCGCCATAATGGGTGATGACATCCCCCGGCCGGTAAGCCGCACCACCTGGCATATTCTCCGCCAACGCCACCGTCGCCGTCACCGCGACCGGCAACTGCAACCGTGCCGCAGCCACCACCGTCGCCACCACCGCAGCAGACCCACCCATATCCGAAATCATGTTCTCCATGTTGGCCGCCGGCTTCATCGAAATCCCGCCCGTATCAAACGTGATTCCCTTGCCGACAAGCGACACATGCTTCTTCGCATCCGCCGGCCAATACCGCAACTGCACCAACCGTGGCTTCCGCGCCGACCCCGACCCCACGGCCAGAATCCCCCCAAACCCCTGCTCCTTCAACTTCGTCTCATCCCAGCACTGAAAGCCCAGATCATAGTTCTGGGCAATAGTGCTCAACGCCGTAGCATATGTTTCGGGATACAAATGCGACGACGGTGTATTCACC contains:
- a CDS encoding leucyl aminopeptidase, with protein sequence MAGPSAIGCRVLPASGAHTKVTVTSKFSKHYEALVVPFFTDYDEEWAERMPHADRLRPMLLAMGATGRYGEVVRIPISEGDDSYFAVAVGLGSFHDCTAETVRRACGLMARSLTGMDTAFMVDFETLDPTAAVAGALLGSYKYFGFKHDVPAATQPVKRIEVLCRKEDKAACQRALVVAESVNFARDLVNTPSSHLYPETYATALSTIAQNYDLGFQCWDETKLKEQGFGGILAVGSGSARKPRLVQLRYWPADAKKHVSLVGKGITFDTGGISMKPAANMENMISDMGGSAAVVATVVAAARLQLPVAVTATVALAENMPGGAAYRPGDVITHYGEKTTEILNTDAEGRLVLADALAFASEKEPDVLIDVATLTGAQIVALGDRTSGVMGDAELAEQLAHIGREVDEPAWAMPLPEELAEAVKSPVADLRNATPKRHGGMLSAACFLREFVKPPIQWAHVDIAGPAFNTSTPHGFTPARGTGVPVRTLVEFLSSI